A stretch of the Desulfobacter sp. genome encodes the following:
- a CDS encoding IS256 family transposase: MTEENTEFDFQKALKGIQEGKPFTGKGGVLTSLIKNLAEAALEGELESHLGQEVSANRRNGKSKKTIKSLDGKFELETPRDRAGTFSPQIVKKHQTTLSDEIERKIIALYGLGMSYNDMASHLQEIYGLEISNATLSTITDKIIHTVKEWQARPLENVYPIVWLDAIHYKVRENGKVGSKAVYTILGVNIEGRKEVLGLYISENEGANFWLQVLTDLSNRGVKDILIACVDGLKGLPEAIETIFPDTEVQLCVVHQIRNSLKYVGSKNKKEFMADLKRVYKAVNKDLAEEELDILENKWNDKYPIVIKSWRNNWERLSHFFKYPEEIRRIIYTTNTIEAVHRQFRKLTKTKGSFPNQDSLLKLLYMGIQNASKKWTMPIQNWSLTISQLAIFFEGRLDKELGI, encoded by the coding sequence ATGACCGAAGAAAACACCGAATTTGATTTTCAAAAAGCCCTTAAAGGCATCCAGGAAGGTAAACCCTTCACAGGTAAGGGCGGCGTCCTTACATCATTAATCAAAAATCTTGCTGAAGCTGCTCTTGAAGGAGAGTTGGAGTCCCATCTTGGGCAGGAAGTTTCTGCCAACCGCCGTAATGGAAAAAGCAAAAAGACCATTAAATCCCTGGATGGTAAATTTGAGCTGGAAACCCCGCGTGACAGGGCCGGAACCTTCTCTCCACAGATCGTCAAAAAACATCAGACAACGCTCAGCGATGAAATTGAAAGAAAGATAATAGCCCTTTACGGCCTGGGCATGAGTTATAATGATATGGCTTCCCATTTACAGGAAATCTATGGACTTGAGATTTCAAATGCCACTCTGAGCACCATTACCGATAAAATCATCCATACCGTCAAAGAATGGCAGGCCAGGCCGTTGGAAAATGTGTACCCAATCGTATGGCTTGATGCCATACATTATAAAGTACGAGAAAACGGAAAGGTCGGCAGCAAAGCCGTTTACACAATTCTTGGGGTGAATATCGAGGGCCGCAAAGAGGTTCTTGGGCTGTACATATCCGAGAATGAGGGTGCGAACTTCTGGCTGCAGGTGTTAACAGACCTTTCAAACCGAGGGGTAAAAGATATCCTGATTGCCTGTGTTGATGGTCTAAAAGGTTTACCCGAGGCCATTGAGACCATATTCCCGGACACAGAAGTTCAACTCTGCGTAGTCCACCAGATCCGAAATTCATTGAAATACGTTGGTTCCAAAAATAAAAAGGAATTTATGGCAGATCTAAAACGTGTTTATAAAGCGGTCAATAAGGATCTGGCCGAAGAAGAACTGGATATCTTGGAAAATAAATGGAATGACAAATACCCGATTGTGATAAAATCCTGGCGGAACAACTGGGAACGCCTCAGTCATTTCTTTAAATATCCAGAAGAGATTCGACGGATAATATACACCACAAATACCATTGAGGCTGTGCATCGACAGTTTCGAAAACTGACCAAAACAAAGGGATCATTCCCGAACCAGGACAGCCTGTTAAAGCTGCTTTACATGGGGATCCAGAACGCCAGTAAAAAATGGACAATGCCTATTCAAAATTGGTCACTGACAATTTCCCAGTTGGCAATTTTCTTTGAAGGCCGGCTGGATAAAGAGCTGGGAATTTGA
- a CDS encoding RHS repeat-associated core domain-containing protein, with product MRSFTLWELSQGKNSVLRGRCIKALAGQYFDAETNLHYNLNRYYDPQIGRYFRADPFGDGLNLYAYCFNNPNSLIDPLGLCAANNHQREMFCFGKRPLGVLPDIFLLTRHPVHDFFNIELSHEHGFFIDGAGNYGAGNYGANVGFFPDGRRWNTEDPSDYRMSGKLFEGTLMRKALNNLKFQNIDGDYLTIGNMYMRQNNCQDWASRLRKEYYRLKELGAQN from the coding sequence ATCAGATCTTTTACATTATGGGAATTAAGTCAGGGCAAAAACAGCGTCCTAAGGGGGAGATGCATCAAAGCACTTGCAGGCCAGTATTTCGATGCGGAGACGAACCTGCATTACAATCTCAATCGTTACTATGATCCTCAGATAGGCCGATACTTTAGAGCAGATCCCTTCGGGGATGGGCTCAATCTGTATGCTTACTGCTTTAATAATCCTAACAGCCTGATTGATCCTTTGGGACTTTGTGCTGCAAATAATCATCAGAGAGAAATGTTTTGTTTTGGCAAACGCCCATTAGGTGTATTGCCAGATATCTTTCTTTTAACACGTCATCCAGTTCACGATTTTTTTAATATCGAACTGTCACATGAGCATGGCTTTTTTATCGATGGTGCAGGTAACTATGGTGCAGGTAACTATGGTGCAAACGTCGGCTTTTTCCCAGATGGACGTAGGTGGAATACTGAAGATCCCTCTGATTATAGAATGAGTGGTAAATTGTTTGAAGGTACTCTTATGCGTAAAGCTTTGAACAATTTAAAATTTCAAAATATAGATGGCGACTATTTGACAATTGGAAATATGTATATGAGACAAAATAACTGCCAAGACTGGGCATCTCGCTTGAGAAAAGAATATTATAGATTAAAAGAATTAGGGGCTCAGAACTAA
- the rpsF gene encoding 30S ribosomal protein S6, which produces MRKYETVFISDPDLQDQTRQELFDKVRNIIAKENGILLDFDEWGSKKLAYEIKKKLRGYYVCMTYGGTGDLVNELERNFRLSDGIMKFMTILLSDKVTAESLEKEVAEAKEAEESAKAAEAEATAAKAQAASEAKEENAEEAAAQEETPATEADSEPADQTPEAGEAKE; this is translated from the coding sequence ATGAGGAAATATGAAACTGTATTTATTTCTGACCCTGATCTTCAGGATCAAACACGCCAGGAGCTGTTTGATAAAGTCAGAAATATCATTGCCAAGGAAAATGGTATTCTTTTAGACTTTGACGAGTGGGGCAGCAAAAAGCTGGCCTATGAGATCAAAAAGAAATTACGCGGTTATTATGTCTGCATGACTTATGGCGGCACCGGTGACCTTGTAAACGAACTTGAAAGAAATTTCCGTCTCAGTGACGGCATCATGAAATTCATGACCATCCTTCTTTCCGACAAAGTAACTGCCGAATCCCTTGAAAAAGAAGTTGCAGAGGCAAAAGAAGCCGAAGAGTCTGCCAAGGCAGCAGAAGCTGAAGCAACGGCAGCCAAAGCCCAGGCAGCATCCGAGGCCAAAGAAGAAAATGCTGAAGAAGCGGCTGCCCAGGAAGAGACCCCGGCAACAGAGGCGGATTCTGAACCTGCTGATCAAACCCCGGAAGCCGGTGAAGCCAAGGAATAA
- a CDS encoding 30S ribosomal protein S18 → MYRGQRGGGKNRFYQRRKICRFCVDNGMEINYKNPKSLRQFITERGKIIPRRITGTCAKHQRQLSLAIKQSRQIALLPFVGRPMH, encoded by the coding sequence ATGTATAGAGGTCAAAGAGGCGGCGGAAAAAACAGATTCTATCAGCGCCGTAAAATTTGCAGATTTTGTGTGGATAATGGTATGGAAATCAATTATAAAAATCCCAAATCCTTGAGGCAGTTCATTACGGAACGGGGTAAAATCATTCCCAGACGGATCACCGGGACCTGCGCAAAACACCAGCGTCAACTCTCTCTTGCAATCAAACAGTCCCGTCAGATTGCCCTGTTGCCGTTTGTCGGACGCCCCATGCATTAA
- a CDS encoding DUF2232 domain-containing protein, whose amino-acid sequence MPLSLTHPIFIKETFIGISLCILIFAAVFAFPFLGVFALLFLPLPVLFYRLKLGRNSGGIIMAVSFFVLLLMTRELAFDVLYFGSLLITGFFLGECIERHLDIQRTMIFTVILVAGAAFTAFALYTGLQGKTMGGVLSDYLTRYFSMTAEIYSGMGIEQDQIQQLNSAFMVILPGMFMVSYMTTIWLNLLIIRTLLQRKGITLKSIEHLNHCRTPDVLVWVVIGLGLALMLPVDALKMISINSLIVLMLVYFFQGIAVVSFFFQKKKTPMALKVFCYSLIAVQLYVLIMVIGLGFFDNWINFRKIAPAKE is encoded by the coding sequence ATGCCTTTATCCCTTACCCATCCGATATTCATCAAAGAAACCTTTATCGGGATTTCTTTGTGCATATTGATATTTGCCGCAGTATTTGCATTTCCCTTTTTAGGGGTATTTGCCCTGTTGTTCCTGCCGTTGCCGGTATTGTTCTACCGGCTTAAGCTGGGACGGAACAGCGGCGGCATCATCATGGCGGTCAGCTTTTTTGTTCTGCTGCTCATGACCCGGGAACTGGCATTTGATGTACTCTATTTTGGATCTTTACTGATCACCGGTTTTTTCTTGGGTGAATGCATTGAGCGGCACCTGGATATCCAGCGAACCATGATTTTCACCGTGATCCTGGTGGCAGGCGCAGCCTTTACGGCGTTTGCCCTCTACACAGGGCTCCAGGGAAAAACCATGGGGGGTGTCCTGTCAGACTATCTGACCCGCTACTTTAGCATGACAGCCGAGATTTATTCGGGAATGGGTATTGAGCAGGATCAGATCCAGCAGCTTAACTCAGCCTTTATGGTCATTTTACCGGGAATGTTCATGGTTTCCTATATGACCACCATCTGGCTGAACCTGCTGATTATACGCACCCTGCTGCAAAGAAAAGGGATTACCTTAAAAAGCATTGAACACCTGAACCATTGCCGGACACCTGATGTCCTGGTATGGGTGGTCATTGGTTTGGGCCTGGCCCTGATGCTGCCGGTTGACGCCCTTAAAATGATCAGTATCAATAGCTTGATCGTCTTAATGCTTGTTTATTTTTTTCAAGGAATTGCTGTTGTCTCTTTCTTTTTCCAAAAAAAAAAGACCCCCATGGCCCTGAAAGTATTTTGTTACAGCCTGATTGCCGTACAATTATATGTGCTGATTATGGTCATTGGTCTGGGATTCTTTGATAATTGGATCAATTTTAGAAAGATCGCCCCAGCAAAAGAATAA
- a CDS encoding 50S ribosomal protein L9 — MKVILKETIDTLGIAGTECDVAPGYGRNYLLPQGKAVLATPQNRKVMEQTRAKLELQIAKERKLAEEMADKIKDIVCTIKAKVREEVYLYGSVTSHDIKDALNAQDVELERRAILLAEPIKETGEYKVPIRLYKDVEPEITVNVIAEEKEEK; from the coding sequence ATGAAAGTCATATTAAAAGAAACCATAGATACACTGGGCATTGCCGGCACGGAATGTGACGTGGCCCCCGGGTACGGCAGGAACTATCTGCTTCCCCAGGGTAAAGCCGTGCTTGCCACCCCCCAGAACCGGAAGGTCATGGAACAGACCCGGGCAAAGCTTGAACTCCAGATTGCCAAGGAAAGAAAGCTTGCCGAGGAAATGGCAGACAAAATCAAGGATATTGTCTGCACCATTAAAGCCAAGGTCCGCGAAGAAGTCTATCTTTACGGTTCAGTCACCAGCCATGATATTAAAGATGCCCTGAATGCACAGGATGTTGAACTTGAACGCCGTGCCATTCTCCTGGCAGAACCCATCAAGGAAACCGGTGAATACAAAGTCCCCATCCGGTTGTACAAGGATGTTGAGCCGGAAATCACCGTTAACGTGATTGCTGAAGAAAAAGAAGAAAAATAG
- the dnaB gene encoding replicative DNA helicase, with amino-acid sequence MKEPIKSDPLLNRTPPHDIDAEESLLSAVFINNDSLLDILDILTPDDFYKGAHKKIFRVIIELTSKEDPVDLITVANALNEKDELETIGGAASLAAISDAAPVAVNAVHYAKIIRGKAALRQLIDASSKTIERCLEDKGDFKDILDEAEASVFQIAERKSGTAFKSLGELIDLNIDQLEEQQGKAGGLSGLSTGYPRLDQITSGLQGSDLIILAARPSMGKTAFALNMARNVAFGERKPVAVFSLEMSCEQLSMRLLTSEARIDSNRLRTGFISPEDWQNATDAAGILNEMPIFIDDTPNISVMDVRTKARKLYQKHGELGAVIIDYLQLMKAPFKSDRRDLEIAEISRSLKALAKELNIPVIALSQLNRMLEQRSDKRPMMSDLRESGALEQDADIISFIYRDEVYNKEPDNPKKGTAEIIVAKNRNGAIGTAHMVFNGQYTRFEELAPDAYQGFE; translated from the coding sequence ATAAAAGAGCCCATAAAAAGCGACCCCCTGCTCAACAGGACCCCTCCCCATGATATTGATGCGGAGGAATCCCTACTCAGTGCTGTCTTTATCAACAATGACAGCCTTTTAGATATTCTTGATATCCTCACACCAGATGATTTTTACAAAGGGGCCCATAAAAAAATTTTCAGGGTCATCATTGAGCTGACATCCAAAGAAGACCCCGTGGATCTGATCACGGTGGCGAATGCCCTCAACGAAAAAGATGAGCTTGAAACCATTGGCGGTGCAGCCTCATTGGCAGCCATTTCCGATGCCGCGCCCGTGGCGGTCAATGCCGTCCACTATGCAAAAATCATCCGGGGAAAGGCTGCCCTGCGCCAGCTCATTGACGCCTCTTCAAAAACCATTGAACGCTGTCTTGAAGACAAGGGTGACTTTAAGGATATTCTGGATGAAGCAGAAGCCTCTGTTTTCCAAATTGCCGAACGCAAATCCGGTACCGCCTTTAAATCCCTTGGTGAACTCATTGACCTGAACATTGACCAGTTAGAAGAGCAGCAGGGTAAAGCCGGCGGCCTTTCAGGACTTTCCACGGGATATCCAAGACTGGATCAGATCACCTCAGGCCTTCAGGGCTCAGACCTGATTATTCTGGCAGCAAGGCCGAGTATGGGGAAAACCGCATTTGCTTTGAACATGGCCAGAAACGTGGCCTTTGGAGAACGCAAACCCGTGGCGGTATTCTCACTTGAAATGTCATGTGAACAATTGTCCATGAGACTGCTGACCTCTGAAGCTCGAATCGACTCCAACCGGCTGCGCACAGGATTTATCAGTCCGGAAGACTGGCAGAACGCCACAGATGCTGCCGGTATCCTCAATGAAATGCCCATCTTTATTGATGACACCCCCAATATCTCGGTCATGGATGTTCGGACCAAGGCTAGAAAACTCTATCAAAAACACGGGGAACTTGGGGCGGTGATCATTGACTATCTCCAGCTCATGAAGGCCCCGTTTAAATCCGACCGCAGGGACCTTGAAATCGCTGAAATTTCAAGATCCCTCAAAGCCCTGGCAAAAGAGTTGAACATCCCTGTCATTGCCCTGTCCCAGCTCAACCGGATGCTCGAGCAGCGCTCTGACAAACGGCCCATGATGTCTGATTTAAGAGAGTCAGGCGCACTTGAGCAGGATGCGGACATTATCTCCTTTATTTACCGTGACGAGGTATACAACAAGGAGCCGGACAATCCTAAAAAAGGAACCGCTGAAATCATTGTGGCCAAGAACAGAAACGGTGCCATCGGCACAGCCCACATGGTTTTCAACGGACAATACACCCGGTTTGAAGAATTGGCACCCGATGCCTACCAGGGATTTGAATGA
- the hflX gene encoding GTPase HflX gives MKQIVYGNTDGLRKTQIKRIEDLYTLKSLPEFILTPEMAEELAAISHEIRRQIGILLDRNGKTVCVIAGDPHRIVIPVTSDYMAGPGRLKGVRCVHTHLTEEALTRDDLTDLALLRLDYITAICITSQGSVGSIYSAHILPDPKADPYQVIARAGIDTLDIDCQAQIFALENELARHNRQHRPKTGKENAFLINATTTHPQSAHISMDELKELCKTSRIKVVGSAIQRRKTIDPKFVVGKGKLSDLIITAIQNYATMLVFDRELSPSQIRSITDFVEMKVIDRTQLILDIFAKQAKSREGKFQVELAQMEYLLPRLVTKNTAMSRLAGGIGGRGPGETKLEVNRRRVRDRIARLKKEIVKIRKQRSQQKAKRRRRDLPIISIVGYTNAGKSTLLNTLTQSNIIAANRLFATLDPSSRRLRFPRDKEVIITDTVGFIQNLPKELMEAFHATLEELAEADLILHVIDISNPRYMQQKESVEQLLKTLSLDKIPCLYVFNKMDQANLNDFDNPWLLTQGTLVSALEKKSLAPLVEQLELMV, from the coding sequence ATGAAGCAGATAGTTTACGGTAATACGGACGGCCTTCGTAAAACCCAGATCAAGCGCATTGAAGATCTTTATACCTTAAAATCTTTGCCCGAATTTATCCTGACCCCTGAAATGGCTGAAGAACTTGCGGCCATCAGCCACGAAATTCGCCGGCAGATCGGTATCCTTTTGGACCGGAACGGAAAAACCGTGTGTGTGATTGCAGGGGATCCCCATCGCATTGTCATACCGGTGACCTCTGATTATATGGCAGGACCCGGTCGGCTCAAAGGCGTTCGTTGCGTTCACACCCATCTGACAGAAGAGGCATTAACCAGAGACGATCTCACCGACCTTGCCCTTCTCCGGCTGGACTATATCACAGCCATCTGCATCACCTCCCAGGGCAGTGTCGGCAGCATTTATTCCGCCCATATTCTGCCGGATCCCAAAGCAGATCCCTACCAGGTGATTGCCAGGGCCGGTATTGATACCCTTGATATTGACTGCCAGGCTCAGATTTTTGCGTTGGAAAACGAACTGGCCCGGCACAATCGACAGCACAGACCCAAGACTGGAAAAGAAAACGCATTTTTGATCAATGCCACCACCACCCATCCCCAATCCGCCCATATCTCCATGGATGAACTCAAAGAATTATGCAAAACCAGCCGCATCAAAGTGGTGGGGTCTGCCATCCAGCGGCGGAAAACCATTGATCCTAAATTTGTGGTAGGCAAAGGCAAACTGTCCGATTTGATCATAACGGCCATTCAAAATTATGCCACCATGCTGGTCTTTGACAGGGAACTATCCCCGTCCCAGATCCGTTCCATCACCGATTTTGTGGAAATGAAGGTCATTGACAGAACCCAGCTGATCTTGGACATTTTCGCCAAACAGGCCAAATCCCGTGAGGGCAAATTCCAGGTGGAACTGGCCCAGATGGAATACCTTCTGCCAAGGCTTGTCACCAAAAATACGGCCATGTCCAGGCTTGCCGGAGGTATCGGCGGCAGGGGACCGGGTGAAACCAAGCTTGAAGTCAACCGTCGGCGGGTCAGGGACAGAATTGCCCGGCTGAAAAAAGAGATTGTTAAAATCAGAAAGCAACGGTCCCAGCAAAAAGCCAAACGCAGGCGCAGGGACCTGCCCATCATCTCCATTGTGGGATATACCAATGCCGGAAAATCCACCCTGCTCAACACCCTGACCCAGAGCAATATCATTGCGGCCAACCGGCTCTTTGCCACCCTGGATCCCTCTTCCAGAAGACTGAGGTTTCCCCGTGACAAAGAAGTGATCATAACCGATACGGTGGGGTTTATCCAAAACCTGCCCAAAGAACTTATGGAAGCCTTTCACGCCACCCTGGAAGAACTTGCTGAAGCGGATCTGATTCTCCATGTCATTGATATATCCAATCCAAGATATATGCAGCAAAAAGAATCGGTTGAACAATTGCTTAAAACACTTTCTTTGGATAAAATCCCCTGCCTTTACGTGTTTAATAAGATGGACCAGGCGAACTTGAATGATTTTGACAACCCCTGGCTGCTGACCCAGGGCACTTTGGTCTCGGCCCTTGAAAAGAAAAGCCTGGCCCCTCTGGTTGAGCAACTCGAGCTCATGGTTTAA
- a CDS encoding FAD-binding protein yields MGITVSGLNALEKIVGTKHFYAGKEERLVYSYDATGTSYLPDAVVFPQTEEQVSQILSLAFQEEFVIIPRGSGSGMTGGAVAVQGGVVVVTGQMNHILDIDTENFIAIVEPGVIVGDLHRAVEAQGLFYPPDPASSSVCTIGGNIGECAGGPRAVKYGVTRDYVLGLRAVLPSGEIIKTGVSTAKGVAGYDLTRLIVGSEGTLALVTQITLKLLPKPDAVNTMAVFFDQVKLAAMTVSGIMKDAVVPRCVEFLDQAALGLVRNLLSFDMPQKTQALLILELDGTKDQVEKDSERIKAFCLDQGALEVMVASDQKEAAVLWQARKSLSPVLYKIAPHKINEDIVVPISKIPELVTAIEGIQKRSGLTVVSFGHAGDGNIHCNIMHDKADPIQAQKAQKAVDELFDVTLELGGTITGEHGVGITKKAYLKKEIGPREIELMKGIKQSFDPKNLLNPGKIFS; encoded by the coding sequence ATGGGTATCACCGTTTCAGGGTTAAATGCCCTTGAAAAGATTGTGGGTACCAAGCATTTTTACGCGGGAAAAGAGGAACGGCTTGTCTATTCCTACGATGCCACGGGCACCTCTTATCTGCCGGATGCGGTTGTGTTTCCCCAGACCGAAGAACAGGTCTCCCAGATCCTTTCACTTGCCTTTCAAGAGGAGTTTGTTATTATTCCCAGGGGCAGCGGATCGGGAATGACCGGCGGGGCTGTCGCGGTTCAGGGCGGGGTCGTGGTGGTGACCGGTCAGATGAATCATATTCTTGATATTGATACTGAAAATTTTATCGCCATTGTAGAACCCGGCGTCATTGTGGGCGACCTTCACCGGGCCGTTGAAGCCCAAGGCCTTTTTTACCCTCCGGATCCGGCCTCTTCTTCGGTATGTACCATCGGCGGCAATATAGGAGAATGTGCCGGCGGTCCAAGGGCGGTCAAGTACGGGGTCACCCGTGATTATGTCCTGGGTCTGAGGGCGGTGCTCCCGTCAGGAGAGATTATCAAAACCGGAGTATCAACAGCAAAAGGGGTGGCAGGGTATGACCTGACCCGCCTTATCGTTGGGTCCGAAGGCACCCTTGCCCTGGTGACCCAGATTACCTTAAAGCTTTTGCCAAAGCCGGATGCCGTAAACACCATGGCTGTTTTTTTTGACCAGGTTAAATTGGCGGCCATGACCGTATCCGGTATTATGAAAGATGCGGTGGTGCCAAGATGTGTTGAATTTTTGGACCAGGCCGCTCTTGGACTTGTCCGAAACCTTCTTTCCTTTGACATGCCCCAAAAAACACAGGCATTGCTCATCCTCGAGCTGGACGGCACAAAAGACCAGGTTGAAAAGGATTCAGAACGCATAAAAGCCTTTTGTCTGGACCAGGGGGCTTTAGAGGTGATGGTGGCCTCTGACCAAAAAGAGGCTGCTGTCCTGTGGCAGGCCAGAAAATCTTTATCCCCAGTGCTCTATAAAATTGCCCCCCATAAGATCAATGAAGATATTGTGGTGCCCATTTCAAAAATTCCCGAACTGGTTACCGCCATAGAGGGCATCCAGAAGAGGTCCGGCCTGACCGTGGTCAGTTTCGGCCATGCCGGGGATGGAAATATTCATTGTAATATCATGCATGATAAAGCAGATCCGATTCAGGCGCAAAAGGCGCAAAAGGCTGTGGATGAACTATTTGATGTCACGCTTGAACTTGGGGGCACCATCACTGGGGAACATGGGGTGGGCATTACGAAAAAGGCCTATCTGAAAAAGGAGATCGGCCCCAGGGAAATTGAACTCATGAAAGGGATCAAACAAAGTTTTGATCCCAAAAACCTCTTAAATCCGGGAAAAATTTTTTCCTAA
- the dnaA gene encoding chromosomal replication initiator protein DnaA, translating into MESFWKEVKSQVKKSVPDHCYRMWIEPVALFDHGSDRITLSAPNAFFAKRLKENYQGCFEKEFLKLGQKLQIEFRTDTQTRSAQKKGKAKKVQGKEKKEQGAFAAKALVNPSIPMKQPMLPGIDATFNSGRMLKKTFTFDDFVVGDNSNFAYSASLSLAQGQSNGSGMLFLLSKTGLGKSHLSQAVGHHIIANSQAGRVFYVTAEDFTNEMIFSLRNNVIERFKEKYRQKCDVLILEDIHFLSGKTATQKELAMTLDYLLDADKKIIFSGCERPDDIPKLDENLKSRLNMGLVTEIQAPDFRTRIKILNKKSKGLGCALPMPVTEYIAQELCDDVRQLESGLFGVVAKGQLMGRNIDIKLAQSVLENMTRNRKSITIDLIKRLVCDEFSITEQDIVSKSRKRRIVKPRQVAMFLSKRYTDQPIKKIGSSFKRYHATAIYSVNAVEKELRQKGVLFEQINYLSKKLETGKF; encoded by the coding sequence ATGGAGTCATTCTGGAAAGAAGTAAAGTCCCAAGTTAAAAAATCAGTACCCGACCATTGTTATCGGATGTGGATTGAACCGGTGGCGCTTTTTGATCATGGTTCAGATCGGATTACCCTATCAGCACCCAATGCTTTTTTTGCAAAACGGCTCAAGGAGAATTATCAGGGCTGTTTTGAAAAAGAGTTTTTAAAATTGGGGCAAAAGTTGCAGATTGAGTTTAGAACGGATACCCAAACCCGGTCTGCCCAAAAAAAAGGCAAAGCCAAAAAAGTACAAGGCAAAGAGAAAAAAGAACAAGGGGCCTTTGCTGCAAAGGCCTTGGTTAACCCCTCAATCCCCATGAAACAGCCCATGCTGCCGGGTATTGATGCAACATTCAACAGCGGGCGGATGCTTAAAAAAACATTTACCTTTGATGATTTTGTGGTGGGAGACAATTCCAACTTTGCCTATTCGGCTTCCCTTTCTCTTGCCCAGGGGCAGAGCAACGGGTCTGGCATGCTCTTTCTTTTGAGCAAGACCGGTCTGGGAAAGAGTCATTTATCCCAGGCGGTAGGCCATCATATTATTGCCAACAGCCAGGCTGGCAGAGTTTTTTACGTGACTGCCGAAGATTTCACCAATGAGATGATTTTTTCTCTTAGAAATAATGTAATTGAACGATTTAAGGAAAAATATCGTCAAAAATGCGATGTCCTTATCCTGGAAGATATTCATTTTCTCTCGGGTAAAACAGCGACTCAGAAAGAGTTGGCCATGACCCTGGATTATCTTTTGGATGCAGATAAAAAAATTATTTTTTCCGGTTGCGAACGGCCTGATGATATTCCCAAGTTGGATGAGAACCTTAAATCCCGTTTGAACATGGGCCTGGTCACTGAAATTCAGGCCCCTGATTTTCGTACCCGGATAAAAATTCTCAACAAGAAATCAAAAGGGCTTGGATGCGCGCTTCCCATGCCTGTGACAGAATATATTGCCCAGGAACTCTGCGATGATGTCAGACAGCTGGAAAGCGGGCTTTTTGGTGTGGTGGCCAAGGGCCAGCTCATGGGCCGGAATATTGACATTAAACTGGCACAAAGCGTGCTGGAAAATATGACCCGGAACCGTAAGTCCATTACCATTGATCTTATTAAACGACTGGTCTGCGATGAGTTTTCCATCACAGAACAGGATATCGTCTCCAAGTCCAGGAAGCGCAGAATTGTCAAACCCCGCCAAGTGGCCATGTTTCTATCCAAACGGTATACGGACCAGCCCATAAAAAAGATCGGTTCGAGTTTCAAGCGTTACCATGCCACTGCCATTTATTCGGTGAATGCCGTGGAAAAGGAACTTCGGCAAAAAGGGGTGCTTTTTGAGCAGATCAATTATTTGTCCAAAAAATTAGAAACCGGTAAATTTTAG